A window of Ignavibacteria bacterium contains these coding sequences:
- the purQ gene encoding phosphoribosylformylglycinamidine synthase subunit PurQ codes for MKFGVVIFPGSNCDYDSFHVLKRILKAETVFLFHKEDSLQNCDAIVLPGGFSYGDYLRTGSIARFTPIMQEVIAFAINGGIVIGICNGFQILCESNLLPGVLIKNENLRFKCFDTFLRVENNKTSFTKNFHSNEVVKFPIAHGDGCYFTEEETLVSLEKNEQILLKYCDRHGNITPDSNPNGSVANIAGICNEKKNVFGLMPHPERCSESILGSTDGIKIFESIFNNN; via the coding sequence ATGAAGTTTGGAGTGGTGATTTTTCCAGGATCTAATTGTGATTATGATTCTTTTCATGTATTAAAAAGAATTCTAAAAGCTGAAACTGTCTTTTTATTTCATAAAGAGGATTCCTTGCAGAATTGCGATGCAATAGTTTTGCCCGGTGGATTTTCTTACGGGGATTATTTACGAACTGGTTCGATTGCACGATTCACTCCTATCATGCAAGAAGTTATTGCATTTGCAATAAACGGCGGCATTGTAATTGGAATTTGTAACGGTTTTCAAATTCTGTGTGAAAGTAATCTTTTGCCCGGAGTTTTAATCAAGAATGAGAACTTAAGATTCAAATGCTTTGATACTTTTTTAAGGGTGGAGAATAATAAAACATCTTTCACTAAAAATTTCCATTCTAATGAGGTAGTCAAGTTCCCTATTGCCCATGGTGATGGATGCTACTTCACCGAAGAAGAGACTTTAGTCTCACTTGAAAAGAATGAACAAATTTTGCTAAAATATTGTGACAGACACGGAAATATTACACCAGATTCAAATCCAAATGGTTCTGTAGCAAATATTGCGGGAATTTGCAATGAAAAGAAAAATGTTTTCGGTCTTATGCCCCATCCGGAAAGATGCAGCGAATCGATTCTCGGCAGTACGGATGGAATAAAAATTTTTGAATCAATTTTTAACAATAATTAA
- the purS gene encoding phosphoribosylformylglycinamidine synthase subunit PurS produces the protein MFLAKIFITRRRSILDPQGKAVELGIKSIGLENISDVRIDKYIELKINDSVYASAVQSIEKVCNDLLANSHLEDFTYELIEL, from the coding sequence ATGTTTTTGGCGAAGATATTTATTACAAGAAGACGTTCGATTCTTGACCCACAAGGTAAAGCGGTTGAATTAGGAATTAAATCCATAGGCTTGGAAAATATTTCGGATGTACGAATTGATAAATACATTGAGCTTAAAATCAATGATTCTGTTTATGCCAGTGCTGTACAATCAATCGAAAAAGTTTGCAATGATCTTCTCGCCAATTCCCACCTCGAAGATTTTACCTACGAGCTTATTGAATTATGA
- the pssA gene encoding CDP-diacylglycerol--serine O-phosphatidyltransferase, translated as MQIKLTRSLIPNLFTLMNMFCGFLSIINSFEGNFVYASVLIVVAAIFDLLDGLAARITKSASEFGVELDSLSDVISFGAAPAFLIYNIHLKSFYEVGVLISAFYLICVALRLARFNVQLIGFDKAFFYGLPSPLSAITVASYIISFYEVNRFVSNASLYFLPLVILVSILMVSQVKYDAFPKFNLAEFKSKPFYFLFLTAAFIIAILTEGKWIILLIAAFILYGIVRAIIAWIFKSSEEKSSDDLDEFANFDI; from the coding sequence ATGCAAATTAAACTCACACGATCTTTGATTCCGAACTTATTCACTTTGATGAATATGTTTTGCGGATTTCTCTCAATTATTAATTCATTTGAGGGAAATTTTGTATATGCTTCGGTTTTAATTGTTGTTGCAGCAATATTTGATCTACTGGATGGATTAGCGGCTCGCATCACAAAATCAGCAAGTGAATTTGGTGTAGAATTGGATTCATTATCCGATGTAATTTCCTTCGGAGCGGCACCGGCATTTTTGATATACAACATTCATTTAAAATCCTTTTATGAAGTCGGAGTTTTAATTAGTGCATTCTATTTAATTTGCGTCGCTCTCAGACTTGCAAGGTTCAATGTCCAATTAATAGGATTTGACAAAGCATTTTTCTATGGACTACCAAGTCCATTATCCGCCATAACTGTAGCTTCATATATCATATCATTTTATGAAGTGAATAGATTTGTATCGAATGCTTCCCTCTATTTTTTACCACTGGTAATTCTTGTCAGTATTCTAATGGTGAGTCAAGTTAAATATGATGCTTTCCCGAAATTCAATTTAGCCGAATTCAAGTCGAAACCATTTTATTTTCTTTTCCTTACTGCTGCATTTATAATTGCAATCTTAACAGAAGGCAAATGGATTATTCTTTTAATCGCAGCATTTATATTATATGGAATTGTTCGAGCGATCATTGCATGGATTTTCAAATCGAGTGAAGAAAAATCCTCGGATGATTTAGATGAATTTGCAAATTTTGATATTTAA
- a CDS encoding phosphatidylserine decarboxylase family protein: protein MITKYGYTTVGTIALIVFLVIALAFFISNPYIKQTLIVLSVIFFAFTLNFFRDPDRTTPAEKNLLISPADGEIIHISVVEEKNYLNGLAKKVCIFMSPLNVHVNRIPVDGKIDYLKYHKGEYLVAFDDKSSERNERMDIGVLSDYGKILFTQIAGFIARRIVCTLSIGQEVQAGERFGMIKFGSRVDIYMPASAEVLVAMKQKVYAGETIIARFNK from the coding sequence ATGATAACAAAATATGGTTACACCACAGTAGGAACAATTGCCCTGATTGTTTTCCTGGTAATAGCTCTTGCTTTTTTTATTTCTAATCCATACATAAAGCAAACTTTAATAGTGCTTTCGGTAATTTTTTTCGCCTTTACACTGAATTTCTTCAGAGATCCAGACAGAACTACTCCAGCAGAAAAAAATCTACTAATTTCGCCCGCAGATGGTGAAATAATCCACATTTCCGTAGTTGAGGAAAAAAACTATTTAAATGGTTTAGCGAAAAAGGTATGCATATTCATGTCACCATTAAATGTCCATGTAAATCGAATACCAGTTGATGGAAAAATCGATTATTTAAAATATCACAAAGGTGAATACCTAGTAGCTTTTGACGACAAAAGTTCTGAAAGAAATGAACGAATGGATATCGGAGTGTTGAGCGATTACGGTAAAATCTTATTCACTCAAATTGCCGGATTTATCGCTCGAAGAATCGTTTGCACACTTTCTATTGGACAAGAAGTTCAAGCAGGAGAAAGATTCGGAATGATAAAATTCGGCAGCCGGGTTGATATCTATATGCCAGCATCTGCTGAAGTGCTTGTGGCGATGAAGCAGAAGGTATATGCAGGCGAAACCATAATTGCTCGATTTAACAAATAA
- a CDS encoding YbaB/EbfC family nucleoid-associated protein — protein MKPNLQGMLKQVQKMQEEMERVQQELSEKVITEESGGGLVKITMNGKKEVVNITLEKEIIDPSDPSILEDLLIAAFNKAIASATKMSEEELGKVTKGMLPPGMNIPGF, from the coding sequence ATGAAGCCGAATCTGCAAGGAATGTTAAAGCAAGTGCAAAAAATGCAAGAAGAAATGGAAAGAGTCCAACAAGAATTGAGTGAAAAAGTAATAACTGAAGAATCGGGTGGTGGATTAGTTAAAATCACTATGAACGGGAAGAAAGAAGTTGTTAATATCACTCTTGAAAAGGAAATTATTGATCCTTCCGATCCATCGATATTGGAAGATCTTTTAATTGCTGCTTTCAATAAAGCAATTGCTTCAGCTACGAAAATGTCAGAAGAAGAATTAGGAAAAGTAACAAAGGGAATGTTACCGCCAGGGATGAACATTCCTGGATTTTAA
- the recR gene encoding recombination protein RecR: MLIAEPLEIAIQQLSKLPGIGRKTALRLSLFILRQSHLDIENLTNSITNLKTNIKFCKNCFNLSTEELCPICDSSNRDRDIICIVEEINDVIAIEKTNEYKGLYHVIGGVLSPLDGIGPADLKIKELLERIQKLKPKEIILAMNPNTEGEATALYIANLLQNQDFRISRIARGLPIGSDLEFADEATVTRALEGRIVLK, encoded by the coding sequence ATGTTAATCGCCGAACCATTAGAAATAGCGATACAACAGTTGAGCAAGCTTCCGGGGATCGGAAGAAAAACAGCTTTACGACTCTCACTGTTTATTTTAAGACAGTCTCATTTAGACATCGAAAATCTTACAAATTCCATTACAAATTTAAAAACGAATATTAAATTTTGTAAGAATTGTTTTAATCTTTCAACTGAAGAATTGTGTCCCATTTGTGACTCATCCAATCGTGACCGTGATATTATATGTATCGTTGAAGAAATAAACGATGTCATTGCAATTGAAAAAACCAATGAATACAAAGGTTTATACCATGTAATTGGTGGAGTGCTTTCACCTTTGGATGGAATAGGACCGGCTGATCTAAAAATCAAGGAACTTCTGGAACGAATTCAGAAGTTGAAACCTAAAGAAATTATTCTTGCCATGAATCCAAATACTGAGGGAGAAGCAACGGCATTGTATATCGCAAACTTATTGCAAAACCAAGATTTTAGGATTTCGAGAATCGCACGAGGATTACCAATTGGCAGTGATTTAGAATTTGCCGATGAAGCAACCGTAACCCGCGCTTTAGAAGGAAGGATCGTTTTAAAGTGA
- a CDS encoding class I SAM-dependent methyltransferase — MSNKLDWYKIWFDSSYYRDVYSLRNENEAVVFLNLIEKEIRPSADWKILDFCCGAGRLSIELAERGYTVDAFDLSKNMLSIIKEKSQKKNFKLNLDVCDMRDFDQLNKYDLTINFFTSFGYFTAEENDKVLSNMVNSLRENGWLVLDFFNSEHIKNSLVESEESERLGLKIIQKRWIEGNRINKEIIIRKNGNSDTFFESVHMYSKGDLVKMLELRNMRIHKLFGDYSGSNFNSKSPRTIIFAQK; from the coding sequence GTGAGTAATAAACTTGATTGGTATAAAATATGGTTCGATTCTTCATATTATCGAGATGTTTATTCGCTTCGTAATGAAAATGAAGCGGTAGTTTTTCTAAATTTAATTGAAAAGGAAATTAGACCATCCGCAGATTGGAAAATACTTGATTTTTGCTGTGGAGCTGGCCGATTGAGTATTGAACTTGCCGAACGTGGATATACTGTCGATGCTTTTGATTTGAGCAAAAATATGTTGTCTATCATAAAGGAAAAATCGCAAAAAAAGAATTTCAAACTTAATCTCGACGTCTGTGATATGCGTGATTTCGATCAATTAAATAAATACGATTTAACAATTAATTTCTTTACAAGCTTCGGTTATTTCACAGCGGAAGAGAATGACAAAGTTCTTTCTAATATGGTTAACTCTCTAAGGGAAAACGGCTGGTTAGTCTTAGACTTTTTTAACTCGGAACATATCAAAAACTCTCTAGTCGAAAGTGAAGAAAGCGAAAGACTTGGATTGAAAATAATTCAAAAACGTTGGATAGAAGGAAATCGGATCAATAAAGAAATAATCATTCGAAAAAACGGCAATTCGGATACATTCTTTGAGTCGGTGCACATGTATTCAAAAGGTGATTTAGTTAAGATGCTTGAGTTGCGAAACATGAGGATCCATAAACTCTTCGGTGATTACAGTGGAAGTAACTTTAATAGTAAAAGTCCTAGGACCATAATTTTTGCACAAAAATGA